A stretch of Melospiza melodia melodia isolate bMelMel2 chromosome 24, bMelMel2.pri, whole genome shotgun sequence DNA encodes these proteins:
- the ABCC3 gene encoding ATP-binding cassette sub-family C member 3 isoform X4 — MEAFCGSRFWDSNLTVHTDNPDLTPCFQNTILAWIPSIYLWSALPFYLLYLKHNKRGYIVLSVLSRFKTLFGVLLWCVSWADLFYSFHELLQNRTPPPVYFVTPLVVGITVLLATLLIQYERLRGIQSSGVLIIFWFLSVLCAVGPLRSKIMTTAAQGHVNERFRFTTFYIYFALIIIELILSCFKEKPPFFSPVNIDANPCPELNSGFLSRLTFWWFTSMAIHGYKRPLEEKDLWSLNEDDTSKTIVQQLSKEWDREKAECKQKEDVSYMGKSTHVQNHAGGSPEEAEVLIRDKRHNRKPSFLKALLRTFGPYFLIGSFFKLIQDLLSFVNPQLLSVLIGFIKNKDAPAWWGFLIAALMFICAVLQTLVLHQHFQYCIVTGMRLRTGIIGVIYRKSLVITNSAKRSSTVGEIVNLMSVDAQRFMDLMTFLNMLWSAPLQIFLALYFLWQALGPSVLAGVAVMVLLIPFNSAIAIKTRAFQVEQMRYKDSRIKLMNEILGGIKVLKLYAWEPSFSEKVLEIRKNELKVLKKSAYLNSLSTFAWISAPFLH; from the exons GATTCCAACCTTACAGTACACACGGATAACCCAGACCTAACACCATGTttccagaacaccatcctggctTGGATCCCCAGCATTTACCTGTGGAGTGCTTTAcctttttaccttctctacctgAAGCACAACAAACGAGGGTACATCGTGCTGTCCGTGCTGAGCAGGTTCAAAACG CTGTTTGGTGTCCTGCTGTGGTGTGTGAGCTGGGCAGATCTCTTCTACTCCTTCCATGAGCTCCTGCAAAACAGAACTCCTCCACCAGTCTATTTTGTAACTCCACTAGTCGTTGGCATCACTGTG CTTTTAGCCACACTGCTTATCCAGTATGAAAGGCTGAGAGGAATCCAGTCCTCTGGAGTGCTCATTATCTTCTGGTTTTTGTCTGTGCTTTGTGCCGTGGGGCCCTTACGGTCAAAGATCATGACTACAGCAGCACAG GGCCATGTAAATGAAAGGTTCAGGTTTACCACATTTTACATCTACTTTGCTTTGATAATCATTGAGTTGATACTTTCATGTTTTAAAGAGAAGCctccatttttttctcctgttaatATAGATGCT AATCCATGTCCCGAGTTAAATTCAGGCTTCCTGTCACGATTGACATTTTGGTGGTTTACCAG CATGGCAATTCATGGGTACAAAAGGCCTCTGGAAGAGAAAGATTTGTGGTCGCTGAACGAAGATGACACTTCAAAAACTATCGTGCAACAGCTGAGTAAAGAGTGGGACAGAGAAAAAGCAGAGTGCAAACA GAAAGAGGATGTGTCCTACATGGGGAAATCAACCCATGTACAGAATCATGCTGGTGGCAGCCCAGAGGAAGCAGAAGTCCTGATCAGAGACAAAAGGCACAATAGGAAACCTTCTTTTCTCAAGGCTTTGTTGCGGACCTTCGGGCCATACTTCTTAATTGGCTCCTTCTTCAAGTTGATACAAGACCTACTCTCTTTTGTCAACCCTCAGCTATTAAG TGTATTAATTGGCTTCATTAAGAACAAAGATGCCCCAGCCTGGTGGGGATTTTTGATTGCAGCTCTGATGTTTATCTGCGCTGTGCTGCAGACACTCGTCCTTCACCAGCACTTCCAGTACTGCATTGTCACTGGGATGAGGCTGAGGACTGGCATCATTGGGGTGATATACCGAAAG TCCTTAGTGATCACAAACTCAGCAAAGCGCTCATCAACTGTTGGAGAAATTGTCAACCTAATGTCAGTGGATGCCCAACGTTTCATGGACCTGATGACTTTCCTGAACATGTTGTGGTCTGCACCACTCCAGATATTTCTAGCTTTGTATTTCCTCTGGCAG GCTTTAGGTCCTTCTGTGCTGGCTGGAGTTGCTGTGATGGTCTTACTTATCCCATTTAACTCAGCAATAGCAATAAAAACCAGAGCATTCCAG GTGGAACAAATGCGGTACAAAGACTCCCGCATTAAATTAATGAACGAGATCCTGGGTGGCATCAAGGTGCTGAAGCTCTATGCTTGGGAACCATCCTTTTCAGAAAAGGTCCTGGAGATACGGAAGAATGAGCTGAAAGTTTTGAAAAAATCTGCCTATCTCAACTCTTTGTCCACCTTTGCCTGGATCAGCGCACCCTTCCTG